One genomic window of Phoenix dactylifera cultivar Barhee BC4 chromosome 6, palm_55x_up_171113_PBpolish2nd_filt_p, whole genome shotgun sequence includes the following:
- the LOC103712958 gene encoding dentin sialophosphoprotein isoform X2 translates to MYAKSLQLEGAGMHLPNKMGASKILNDSELDEVQDPAVHPWGGLIATKDGILTLLDCFTYAKSLKTLQNVFDSARARERERELLYPDACGGGGRGWISQGMSNYGRGHGSRETCALHTARLSCDTLVDFWSALGDETRLSLLRMKEGDFMDRLMFRFESKRFCRDCRRNVIREFKELKELKRMRREPRCTSWFCVADTAFQYEVSEDTIQADWHQSFTDTVGTYHHFEWAVGTGEGKSDILDFEDVGMNGKVQVNGLDLGGLSACFITLRAWKLDGRCTELCVKAHALKGQPCVHRRLIVGDGFVTITKGESIRRFFEHAEEAEEEEDDDAMDKDGNELDSEGTRPQKHAKSPELAREFLLDAATVIFKEQVEKAFREGTARQNAHSMFVCLALKLLEERLHVACKEIITLEKQTKLLEEEEKEKREEEERKERRRTKEREKKLRRKERLKGKERERDKKLVESKSLSEDSASFLNDSPTNSHDESPNPFESGDSVSQPGDITLLPRPISPNGTDEQTSTENISMKNLKNDSLQHQCHVDGELGARDGNGSFVLEQSKSSRRKLRFGKDSHSLVDQASSWYDMCQSSMSNESSIQQDEPDSNGCMMSSSRGMNGLHRPSRERVVKSSARNSNMKYSDKFHGSNSRMRDRFDFQACSCIQQADYKGKDGHHISTVRSGSEIKIANKTEATLDMPRSFNRSVRYNNGCYVPDSTLISKGKHVGGTHGKDSFHTKQVWEPLNTRKKCSRSSSDPDFTLGATIKVVPSEEARFDKDKNERQQPCNVLEAIHFCSSEHSVSSGKAETLKSYQLHENTMKDSDKSFSSSQNGNQNGFVPAAKSDCYSKNGAKEEVDSCPIMSTFLMHNACDPVTNSSSSDNCSSCLSEGDTSTSSSSTQNAESSSTSDSEDASQQSDGRDISICDGNNFHKYHDETADGNHRTNGYDSFTRTTAGFAAESCMVPNFSRESSTKSVHNSDNGQFGFNMGPSQQHMLSAHNQSIHVPLFPSPTMGYHNHSATSWSATPTNGLMPFSQPSQYILPSPLGYQSSDFCMQYSTLQPLSVPAFDANQHSLYRTANRVNIASSKERYKNLGSCGFQKVDAVGELTGSNHPLEKSFPTRQVPSKTPSGGQNDSVENASRSHNDSPSFSLFHFGGPVDGVAAGSNLNSLSIKEETTGGFVSKLPAAQAHTCSKEETKIEEYSLFSARNGVSFSFF, encoded by the exons ATGTATGCAAAgtcattgcagctggaaggtgCGGGCATGCACCTGCCCAACAAAATGGGGGCCTCCAAGATTCTGAATGATAGTGAATTAGATGAAGTTCAGGACCCGGCTGTACACCCTTGGGGAGGCCTGATAGCAACCAAGGATGGCATACTAACGCTTCTTGACTGCTTTACATATGCTAAGTCACTGAAGACGCTCCAGAAT GTTTTTGACAGTGCCCGAGCGAGGGAACGTGAACGTGAGCTGCTCTACCCTGATGCATGTGGTGGGGGAGGCAGGGGATGGATAAGTCAAGGGATGTCTAATTATGGCAGAGGGCACGGAAGTCGAGAAACCTGTGCTTTGCACACTGCCAGGCTTTCTTGTGATACATTAGTGGATTTTTGGTCTGCGCTGGGTGATGAAACTAGATTATCTCTTCTGAGGATGAAGGAGGGTGATTTCATGGATAGACTTATGTTCAG GTTTGAGAGCAAGAGGTTTTGCAGAGATTGCCGAAGAAATGTCATTCGTGAATTCAAAGAGTTGAAGGAACTAAAGCGCATGCGAAGGGAACCCCGATGCACTAGTTGGTTTTGTGTTGCAGATACAGCTTTCCAATATGAG GTATCAGAGGACACCATCCAAGCTGATTGGCACCAGTCATTTACGGACACAGTTGGAACATATCATCATTTTGAATGGGCAGTTGGAACAGGAGAAGGGAAATCAGACATTTTAGACTTCGAAGATGTTGGAATGAATGGAAAGGTCCAGGTGAATGGACTTGATCTTGGTGGTCTGAGTGCATGCTTTATTACACTTAGGGCTTGGAAGCTTGATGGTCGCTGCACTGAGCTCTGTGTAAAGGCACATGCATTGAAGGGACAACCATGTGTCCATCGCAGACTAATAGTAGGGGATGGTTTTGTAACAATAACTAAGGGGGAAAGTATCAGAAGGTTTTTTGAGCATGCCGAAGAAGCTGAGGAAGAAGAG GATGATGATGCTATGGACAAGGATGGAAATGAACTTGACAGTGAGGGAACCCGTCCACAGAAGCATGCCAAGAGTCCTGAACTTGCACGAGAATTTCTTCTAGATGCTGCGACAGTTATATTCAAAGAACAG GTAGAAAAGGCTTTCAGAGAAGGTACAGCTCGACAAAATGCACACAGTATGTTTGTTTGTCTTGCCCTAAAATTGCTGGAAGAACGTCTTCATGTTGCCTGCAAAGAGATTATTACCTTAGAAAAGCAG ACCAAGCttctagaggaggaagaaaaagagaaacgtgaagaagaagagcgcaaggagaggaggaggacaaaagaaagagaaaaaaagcttagaagaaaagagaggcttaaaggaaaagaaagggaaagagaCAAGAAACTTGTTGAGTCAAAATCACTTAGTGAGGATTCAGCTTCCTTCTTGAATGACTCGCCCACAAATTCACATGATGAATCACCAAATCCTTTTGAGTCTGGGGACTCAGTTAGTCAACCAGGAGATATCACTCTGCTTCCCAGGCCTATTTCTCCTAATGGTACAGATGAACAAACCTCAACTGAGAACATCAGTATGAAGAACCTGAAGAATGATAGTCTGCAGCATCAGTGTCATGTCGATGGAGAGCTTGGTGCTAGGGATGGCAATGGCTCTTTTGTACTTGAGCAGTCAAAATCATCGAGGAGAAAATTGAGATTCGGAAAAGATTCTCATTCTCTTGTGGATCAGGCTTCTAGTTGGTATGACATGTGCCAATCTAGCATGAGCAATGAGAGTAGCATTCAGCAAGATGAGCCTGATTCAAATGGATGCATGATGTCTTCATCTAGGGGCATGAATGGGCTTCACAGGCCATCAAGGGAAAGGGTTGTGAAGAGCAGTGCTAGAAATTCCAATATGAAATACAGTGATAAATTCCACGGTTCAAACAGCAGAATGCGAGATAGATTTGACTTCCAGGCTTGTAGCTGCATCCAACAGGCTGATTACAAAGGAAAGGATGGGCATCACATTTCTACAGTCAGGTCAGGTAGCGAGATCAAGATTGCAAATAAAACAGAAGCTACACTGGATATGCCTAGGTCATTCAATCGAAGTGTTAGATACAATAATGGCTGTTATGTGCCAGATAGTACACTAATTTCAAAGGGAAAGCATGTTGGAGGCACACATGGCAAGGATAGTTTCCACACAAAACAGGTTTGGGAACCACTGAATACACGCAAAAAGTGCTCTAGAAGCAGTTCTGATCCTGACTTTACCTTGGGAGCTACTATTAAGGTTGTTCCATCTGAAGAAGCTAGATTTGATAAGGATAAGAATGAACGCCAGCAACCTTGTAATGTACTTGAAGCAATTCATTTCTGCTCATCCGAGCATTCTGTAAGTTCAGGAAAAGCTGAAACTTTGAAAAGTTATCAACTTCATGAGAATACCATGAAGGACTCCGATAAATCCTTTTCAAGCTCCCAGAATGGTAACCAGAATGGATTTGTCCCAGCAGCTAAGTCGGATTGCTATTCCAAGAATGGTGCAAAGGAAGAAGTTGACTCATGCCCCATCATGTCTACCTTTTTGATGCATAATGCTTGTGATCCTGTAACGAACTCTTCTAGTTCGGATAACTGCTCATCATGTCTTAGCGAGGGGGACACCAGCACCAGTTCCTCAAGTACTCAAAATGCAGAATCATCATCAACTTCAGATTCAGAAGATGCTAGCCAACAATCAGATGGCAGAGATATATCAATATGTGATGGCAATAATTTTCACAAATATCACGATGAAACTGCAGACGGCAATCACAGAACAAATGGATATGATTCTTTCACCAGGACAACTGCAGGTTTTGCAGCAGAGAGCTGTATGGTGCCAAACTTTTCAAGAGAAAGTTCAACAAAATCTGTTCACAATTCTGATAATGGTCAATTTGGATTTAATATGGGCCCTTCTCAGCAGCACATGTTATCAGCGCATAATCAAAGCATCCATGTGCCGTTGTTTCCTTCTCCAACCATGGGGTATCATAATCATAGTGCAACTTCTTGGTCAGCTACTCCTACCAATGGATTGATGCCATTTTCCCAGCCCAGCCAATATATACTCCCTAGCCCACTTGGATATCAATCCTCGGATTTCTGTATGCAGTACAgtacccttcaacctttatcaGTTCCTGCATTTGATGCAAACCAACATTCCTTGTATCGGACTGCTAATAGAGTCAACATTGCAAGCTCAAAGGAGCGATACAAGAATCTTGGTTCATGTGGATTCCAGAAAGTCGATGCTGTTGGTGAGCTGACAGGAAGTAACCATCCTCTGGAAAAGTCATTTCCAACTAGACAGGTGCCTTCAAAAACACCATCAGGGGGACAAAATGATAGTGTTGAAAATGCTTCTAGATCCCATAATGACAGTCCATCCTTCTCGTTGTTTCACTTTGGTGGTCCGGTGGATGGGGTTGCTGCCGGGTCCAATCTGAATTCACTTTCTATAAAAGAAGAAACTACTGGAGGATTTGTCTCGAAGTTACCTGCAGCTCAGGCTCATACAtgctcaaaggaagagacaaAGATTGAAGAATACAGCTTATTTTCTGCTAGAAATGGTGTTAGCTTTTCGTTCTTCTAG
- the LOC103712949 gene encoding uncharacterized protein LOC103712949, giving the protein MLIDSLSVSPMAPPRLASSSSSSSSSSSIVPLSQTLNQTLTLIYPHPRRLAFKSRHPPPGLSYSPPLRLSCTSAVAASASMFPSEDLVERDWSFLEPDSVGYDQEWAEKARRIIAAGQIHEGSRVLAALPTIGFAGLLADLSPCELLLATHESLFVLAMIKESHDRVRCWQGEIAAVPERFSPFDVVFACYFPGLGVSVDQLLTLLPGRCSPGARLVIGFDRGREIIEQNHRQQYPDMVTFDLPDKITLAKAATDHSFQITEFVDEPTFYLAVLRLQERGIPNQ; this is encoded by the exons ATGCTCATCGACTCTCTCTCCGTCTCTCCCATGGCTCCACCCCGcctcgcctcctcctcctcctcctcctcctcctcctcctccatcgtTCCGCTCTCTCAAACCCTAAACCAAACCCTAACGCTAATCTACCCGCATCCCCGCCGTCTCGCCTTCAAATCCCGCCATCCCCCACCTGGGCTCTCGTATTCCCCTCCCCTCCGCCTCTCCTGCACCTCCGCCGTCGCCGCATCCGCCTCCATGTTCCCGTCGGAGGACCTCGTCGAGAGGGACTGGTCCTTCCTCGAGCCCGACTCCGTCGGCTACGACCAGGAGTGGGCCGAAAAGGCCCGCCGGATTATCGCGGCCGGCCAGATCCACGAGGGCTCCCGGGTCCTCGCCGCCCTCCCCACCATCGGCTTCGCCGGCCTACTCGCTGACCTCTCCCCATGTGAGCTCCTCCTGGCCACCCACGAGTCCCTCTTCGTGCTCGCCATGATCAAGGAGAGCCACGACCGGGTCCGGTGCTGGCAGGGGGAGATCGCCGCCGTGCCGGAGAGGTTCTCGCCCTTCGATGTTGTGTTCGCGTGCTACTTTCCCGGGTTGGGCGTTTCTGTCGACCAGCTCTTGACCTTGCTACCTGGGAGATGCTCTCCAG GTGCAAGACTGGTCATTGGCTTTGATCGAGGGAGGGAAATCATCGAGCAAAATCATCGGCAGCAATATCCAGATATGGTCACTTTTGACTTGCCTGACAAAATAACTTTAGCCAAGGCAGCCACTGATCATTCGTTTCAGATAACAGAATTTGTTGATGAACCTACGTTTTACCTTGCTGTATTGAGACTTCAGGAACGGGGAATCCCAAATCAGTAA
- the LOC103712958 gene encoding uncharacterized protein LOC103712958 isoform X1, producing the protein MPGLLQRNAQFGNAPATPAAPRSASIYGIWSRHRDDITFDQLQKFWSELPRKARQQLLRIDKHALFEQGRKNLYCSRCNGLLLDGFTQIVMYAKSLQLEGAGMHLPNKMGASKILNDSELDEVQDPAVHPWGGLIATKDGILTLLDCFTYAKSLKTLQNVFDSARARERERELLYPDACGGGGRGWISQGMSNYGRGHGSRETCALHTARLSCDTLVDFWSALGDETRLSLLRMKEGDFMDRLMFRFESKRFCRDCRRNVIREFKELKELKRMRREPRCTSWFCVADTAFQYEVSEDTIQADWHQSFTDTVGTYHHFEWAVGTGEGKSDILDFEDVGMNGKVQVNGLDLGGLSACFITLRAWKLDGRCTELCVKAHALKGQPCVHRRLIVGDGFVTITKGESIRRFFEHAEEAEEEEDDDAMDKDGNELDSEGTRPQKHAKSPELAREFLLDAATVIFKEQVEKAFREGTARQNAHSMFVCLALKLLEERLHVACKEIITLEKQTKLLEEEEKEKREEEERKERRRTKEREKKLRRKERLKGKERERDKKLVESKSLSEDSASFLNDSPTNSHDESPNPFESGDSVSQPGDITLLPRPISPNGTDEQTSTENISMKNLKNDSLQHQCHVDGELGARDGNGSFVLEQSKSSRRKLRFGKDSHSLVDQASSWYDMCQSSMSNESSIQQDEPDSNGCMMSSSRGMNGLHRPSRERVVKSSARNSNMKYSDKFHGSNSRMRDRFDFQACSCIQQADYKGKDGHHISTVRSGSEIKIANKTEATLDMPRSFNRSVRYNNGCYVPDSTLISKGKHVGGTHGKDSFHTKQVWEPLNTRKKCSRSSSDPDFTLGATIKVVPSEEARFDKDKNERQQPCNVLEAIHFCSSEHSVSSGKAETLKSYQLHENTMKDSDKSFSSSQNGNQNGFVPAAKSDCYSKNGAKEEVDSCPIMSTFLMHNACDPVTNSSSSDNCSSCLSEGDTSTSSSSTQNAESSSTSDSEDASQQSDGRDISICDGNNFHKYHDETADGNHRTNGYDSFTRTTAGFAAESCMVPNFSRESSTKSVHNSDNGQFGFNMGPSQQHMLSAHNQSIHVPLFPSPTMGYHNHSATSWSATPTNGLMPFSQPSQYILPSPLGYQSSDFCMQYSTLQPLSVPAFDANQHSLYRTANRVNIASSKERYKNLGSCGFQKVDAVGELTGSNHPLEKSFPTRQVPSKTPSGGQNDSVENASRSHNDSPSFSLFHFGGPVDGVAAGSNLNSLSIKEETTGGFVSKLPAAQAHTCSKEETKIEEYSLFSARNGVSFSFF; encoded by the exons ATGCCCGGCCTTTTGCAGAGGAACGCCCAATTCGGCAATGCTCCGGCCACGCCCGCCGCCCCCAGATCCGCGTCCATTTACGGAATCTGGTCCAGGCACCGGGACGACATCACCTTTGATCAGCTCCAGAAG TTCTGGAGTGAGTTACCTCGTAAAGCTCGACAGCAGCTCCTGAGGATTGATAAGCATGCCCTCTTTGAACAAGGCCGCAAAAACCTTTACTGTTCCAGGTGCAATGGGTTGCTTCTGGATGGCTTCACACAGATTGTCATGTATGCAAAgtcattgcagctggaaggtgCGGGCATGCACCTGCCCAACAAAATGGGGGCCTCCAAGATTCTGAATGATAGTGAATTAGATGAAGTTCAGGACCCGGCTGTACACCCTTGGGGAGGCCTGATAGCAACCAAGGATGGCATACTAACGCTTCTTGACTGCTTTACATATGCTAAGTCACTGAAGACGCTCCAGAAT GTTTTTGACAGTGCCCGAGCGAGGGAACGTGAACGTGAGCTGCTCTACCCTGATGCATGTGGTGGGGGAGGCAGGGGATGGATAAGTCAAGGGATGTCTAATTATGGCAGAGGGCACGGAAGTCGAGAAACCTGTGCTTTGCACACTGCCAGGCTTTCTTGTGATACATTAGTGGATTTTTGGTCTGCGCTGGGTGATGAAACTAGATTATCTCTTCTGAGGATGAAGGAGGGTGATTTCATGGATAGACTTATGTTCAG GTTTGAGAGCAAGAGGTTTTGCAGAGATTGCCGAAGAAATGTCATTCGTGAATTCAAAGAGTTGAAGGAACTAAAGCGCATGCGAAGGGAACCCCGATGCACTAGTTGGTTTTGTGTTGCAGATACAGCTTTCCAATATGAG GTATCAGAGGACACCATCCAAGCTGATTGGCACCAGTCATTTACGGACACAGTTGGAACATATCATCATTTTGAATGGGCAGTTGGAACAGGAGAAGGGAAATCAGACATTTTAGACTTCGAAGATGTTGGAATGAATGGAAAGGTCCAGGTGAATGGACTTGATCTTGGTGGTCTGAGTGCATGCTTTATTACACTTAGGGCTTGGAAGCTTGATGGTCGCTGCACTGAGCTCTGTGTAAAGGCACATGCATTGAAGGGACAACCATGTGTCCATCGCAGACTAATAGTAGGGGATGGTTTTGTAACAATAACTAAGGGGGAAAGTATCAGAAGGTTTTTTGAGCATGCCGAAGAAGCTGAGGAAGAAGAG GATGATGATGCTATGGACAAGGATGGAAATGAACTTGACAGTGAGGGAACCCGTCCACAGAAGCATGCCAAGAGTCCTGAACTTGCACGAGAATTTCTTCTAGATGCTGCGACAGTTATATTCAAAGAACAG GTAGAAAAGGCTTTCAGAGAAGGTACAGCTCGACAAAATGCACACAGTATGTTTGTTTGTCTTGCCCTAAAATTGCTGGAAGAACGTCTTCATGTTGCCTGCAAAGAGATTATTACCTTAGAAAAGCAG ACCAAGCttctagaggaggaagaaaaagagaaacgtgaagaagaagagcgcaaggagaggaggaggacaaaagaaagagaaaaaaagcttagaagaaaagagaggcttaaaggaaaagaaagggaaagagaCAAGAAACTTGTTGAGTCAAAATCACTTAGTGAGGATTCAGCTTCCTTCTTGAATGACTCGCCCACAAATTCACATGATGAATCACCAAATCCTTTTGAGTCTGGGGACTCAGTTAGTCAACCAGGAGATATCACTCTGCTTCCCAGGCCTATTTCTCCTAATGGTACAGATGAACAAACCTCAACTGAGAACATCAGTATGAAGAACCTGAAGAATGATAGTCTGCAGCATCAGTGTCATGTCGATGGAGAGCTTGGTGCTAGGGATGGCAATGGCTCTTTTGTACTTGAGCAGTCAAAATCATCGAGGAGAAAATTGAGATTCGGAAAAGATTCTCATTCTCTTGTGGATCAGGCTTCTAGTTGGTATGACATGTGCCAATCTAGCATGAGCAATGAGAGTAGCATTCAGCAAGATGAGCCTGATTCAAATGGATGCATGATGTCTTCATCTAGGGGCATGAATGGGCTTCACAGGCCATCAAGGGAAAGGGTTGTGAAGAGCAGTGCTAGAAATTCCAATATGAAATACAGTGATAAATTCCACGGTTCAAACAGCAGAATGCGAGATAGATTTGACTTCCAGGCTTGTAGCTGCATCCAACAGGCTGATTACAAAGGAAAGGATGGGCATCACATTTCTACAGTCAGGTCAGGTAGCGAGATCAAGATTGCAAATAAAACAGAAGCTACACTGGATATGCCTAGGTCATTCAATCGAAGTGTTAGATACAATAATGGCTGTTATGTGCCAGATAGTACACTAATTTCAAAGGGAAAGCATGTTGGAGGCACACATGGCAAGGATAGTTTCCACACAAAACAGGTTTGGGAACCACTGAATACACGCAAAAAGTGCTCTAGAAGCAGTTCTGATCCTGACTTTACCTTGGGAGCTACTATTAAGGTTGTTCCATCTGAAGAAGCTAGATTTGATAAGGATAAGAATGAACGCCAGCAACCTTGTAATGTACTTGAAGCAATTCATTTCTGCTCATCCGAGCATTCTGTAAGTTCAGGAAAAGCTGAAACTTTGAAAAGTTATCAACTTCATGAGAATACCATGAAGGACTCCGATAAATCCTTTTCAAGCTCCCAGAATGGTAACCAGAATGGATTTGTCCCAGCAGCTAAGTCGGATTGCTATTCCAAGAATGGTGCAAAGGAAGAAGTTGACTCATGCCCCATCATGTCTACCTTTTTGATGCATAATGCTTGTGATCCTGTAACGAACTCTTCTAGTTCGGATAACTGCTCATCATGTCTTAGCGAGGGGGACACCAGCACCAGTTCCTCAAGTACTCAAAATGCAGAATCATCATCAACTTCAGATTCAGAAGATGCTAGCCAACAATCAGATGGCAGAGATATATCAATATGTGATGGCAATAATTTTCACAAATATCACGATGAAACTGCAGACGGCAATCACAGAACAAATGGATATGATTCTTTCACCAGGACAACTGCAGGTTTTGCAGCAGAGAGCTGTATGGTGCCAAACTTTTCAAGAGAAAGTTCAACAAAATCTGTTCACAATTCTGATAATGGTCAATTTGGATTTAATATGGGCCCTTCTCAGCAGCACATGTTATCAGCGCATAATCAAAGCATCCATGTGCCGTTGTTTCCTTCTCCAACCATGGGGTATCATAATCATAGTGCAACTTCTTGGTCAGCTACTCCTACCAATGGATTGATGCCATTTTCCCAGCCCAGCCAATATATACTCCCTAGCCCACTTGGATATCAATCCTCGGATTTCTGTATGCAGTACAgtacccttcaacctttatcaGTTCCTGCATTTGATGCAAACCAACATTCCTTGTATCGGACTGCTAATAGAGTCAACATTGCAAGCTCAAAGGAGCGATACAAGAATCTTGGTTCATGTGGATTCCAGAAAGTCGATGCTGTTGGTGAGCTGACAGGAAGTAACCATCCTCTGGAAAAGTCATTTCCAACTAGACAGGTGCCTTCAAAAACACCATCAGGGGGACAAAATGATAGTGTTGAAAATGCTTCTAGATCCCATAATGACAGTCCATCCTTCTCGTTGTTTCACTTTGGTGGTCCGGTGGATGGGGTTGCTGCCGGGTCCAATCTGAATTCACTTTCTATAAAAGAAGAAACTACTGGAGGATTTGTCTCGAAGTTACCTGCAGCTCAGGCTCATACAtgctcaaaggaagagacaaAGATTGAAGAATACAGCTTATTTTCTGCTAGAAATGGTGTTAGCTTTTCGTTCTTCTAG